In Zingiber officinale cultivar Zhangliang chromosome 1A, Zo_v1.1, whole genome shotgun sequence, a genomic segment contains:
- the LOC122038528 gene encoding flavanone 3-dioxygenase 2-like — translation MADMLLSIGEHDTMPRNYVRPENERPHLDNVIADANIPVVDFGASDKSQIISQIEKACRLYGFFQVVNHGIAAELIKKVLAITLEFFRLPPEEKAKLYSDDPTKKIRLSTSFNVRKETVHNWRDYLRLHCYPLEEFVPDWPSNPSSFKDVFGSYCKQVRQLGFRILGIISLSLGLEEAYLGRVLGEQEQHMAVNYYPKCPEPELTYGLPAHTDPNALTILLQDPYVSGLQVHKDGKWIAVDPKPNAFVINIGDQLQALSNGRYKSVWHRAVVNSNKERMSVASFLCPCNSVLISPPEKLIADGCPAVYRSYTYDEYYQKFWSRNLDQEHCLELFKRDRETCPDSPSL, via the exons ATGGCGGATATGCTTCTCTCGATCGGGGAGCACGACACCATGCCCAGAAACTACGTGAGGCCGGAGAACGAACGACCCCACCTCGACAACGTCATCGCCGACGCGAACATCCCCGTCGTCGATTTCGGCGCCTCCGACAAGTCCCAAATCATCTCCCAAATTGAGAAGGCTTGTCGACTATACGGCTTCTTTCAG GTCGTCAATCATGGAATCGCCGCCGAATTGATCAAGAAGGTGCTGGCCATCACCCTGGAGTTCTTTCGCCTCCCGCCGGAGGAGAAAGCGAAGCTCTACTCCGACGATCCCACCAAGAAAATTCGCCTGTCCACGAGCTTTAATGTGAGGAAGGAAACGGTTCACAACTGGAGAGACTACCTCCGCCTTCATTGCTACCCGCTCGAGGAATTCGTCCCCGACTGGCCTTCCAATCCATCCTCGTTTAA GGATGTGTTTGGCAGTTACTGTAAGCAAGTTCGCCAGCTTGGATTCCGAATTCTCGGAATCATATCGTTGAGCTTAGGATTGGAGGAGGCCTACCTGGGCAGAGTGCTGGGGGAGCAAGAACAGCACATGGCAGTTAATTATTACCCGAAGTGTCCGGAGCCGGAGCTCACCTATGGCCTGCCGGCGCACACAGACCCCAACGCCCTCACCATTCTTCTGCAGGATCCCTACGTGTCCGGCTTACAGGTTCACAAAGACGGCAAATGGATCGCGGTGGATCCCAAACCCAACGCATTCGTCATCAACATCGGAGACCAGCTACAG GCATTGAGTAATGGTAGGTACAAGAGTGTGTGGCATCGAGCTGTGGTCAACTCAAACAAGGAAAGGATGTCAGTGGCGTCCTTCCTCTGCCCCTGCAACAGCGTGCTCATCAGCCCTCCCGAGAAGCTCATCGCCGACGGCTGCCCAGCAGTCTACCGGAGTTACACCTACGACGAGTACTATCAGAAGTTCTGGAGCAGGAACCTGGACCAAGAGCACTGTCTCGAACTCTTCAAAAGGGACAGGGAAACCTGCCCTGACTCTCCCAGCCTATAA